One stretch of Betaproteobacteria bacterium DNA includes these proteins:
- a CDS encoding segregation and condensation protein A: MPTTPQNSDLQQNMEQRILRVMRKVLAKIVREVAPRPGTASPLSDDTIEDIRECFNLISIREKELAEAQNITPQKPFYSDQPPSAKLVKISRTVTRKKGKDDSAK; encoded by the coding sequence ATGCCCACGACCCCGCAAAATTCAGACCTTCAACAAAACATGGAACAACGCATCCTGCGCGTCATGCGCAAGGTATTGGCCAAGATTGTGCGCGAAGTCGCGCCGCGCCCCGGAACGGCCAGCCCCCTTTCGGACGACACGATTGAGGATATCCGCGAGTGTTTCAACCTGATTTCGATACGGGAGAAGGAATTGGCCGAGGCCCAGAACATAACGCCGCAAAAGCCCTTCTATTCTGACCAGCCGCCGTCCGCCAAGCTGGTCAAGATTTCACGTACGGTGACGCGCAAGAAGGGGAAAGATGATTCGGCGAAATGA
- the aprB gene encoding adenylyl-sulfate reductase subunit beta, translating into MPTYVRTDKCDGCKGQDKTACMYICPHDLMALDKDGSQTGHPMKAWNQEPEQCWECYSCVKICPQNAIEVRHYADIVPLGGSVQPLRGSDSIMWTIKFRNGTLKRFKFPIRTTAEGSIDPYGGKPMPKVAELSTPGVFTKEMMGGYRAGKPEELIRRK; encoded by the coding sequence ATGCCCACCTATGTGAGAACTGACAAGTGTGATGGATGCAAGGGTCAGGACAAGACCGCCTGCATGTATATCTGCCCGCACGACCTGATGGCGTTGGACAAGGATGGCTCGCAAACCGGTCATCCCATGAAAGCGTGGAACCAGGAACCCGAGCAATGCTGGGAATGCTATTCCTGCGTGAAGATCTGTCCGCAAAATGCGATTGAAGTACGCCACTACGCCGATATCGTGCCGCTGGGCGGCTCGGTGCAACCGCTGCGCGGCTCGGACTCGATCATGTGGACGATCAAGTTCCGCAACGGCACGCTGAAGCGCTTCAAATTCCCGATTCGCACTACGGCCGAAGGATCGATCGATCCGTACGGCGGCAAGCCCATGCCGAAGGTCGCCGAGCTCAGCACGCCCGGGGTCTTCACCAAGGAGATGATGGGGGGCTACCGTGCCGGCAAGCCTGAAGAACTGATCCGCCGCAAATAG
- a CDS encoding YkgJ family cysteine cluster protein: protein MASPTNGDFAEKSPFPTSPVLPQTFDASKVIQFQCRKGIACWNACCSNIDISLTPYDILRLKRRFEISSGEFLKKYTVPYEMEQSSIAGVKLRPVENGTACQFMRPEGCSVYEDRPTACRYYPVALLSLRRQDETTDRASYALVEESHCLGHKEPRQISVEAYRKEQGLEEYDDLARGWRQLILKKKSSGPSIGKPSKRSLELFFMVCYDIDRFSQFVASEGFSGIYDLPAEEMKNILCDDNELMQFGFRFLRQVLFGEETIPLKKEAAEQRRLQHMERMQRIETEAAARRALEQDEMYQGPEE, encoded by the coding sequence ATGGCTTCCCCCACGAACGGCGACTTCGCCGAAAAATCGCCCTTCCCCACCAGCCCGGTCCTTCCGCAGACCTTCGACGCGAGCAAGGTGATCCAGTTTCAATGCCGCAAAGGCATTGCCTGCTGGAATGCGTGCTGCAGCAACATCGACATTTCCTTGACGCCCTACGACATCCTGCGGCTCAAGCGCCGCTTTGAAATCAGCTCCGGCGAATTCCTGAAAAAGTACACCGTGCCGTACGAGATGGAGCAAAGCAGCATCGCCGGCGTCAAACTGCGTCCCGTCGAAAATGGCACGGCGTGCCAATTCATGCGACCCGAAGGTTGCAGCGTTTACGAAGATCGACCAACGGCCTGCCGCTACTATCCGGTCGCGCTGCTGTCGCTGCGGAGACAGGATGAAACCACCGATCGCGCGTCCTATGCGCTGGTTGAAGAATCGCACTGCCTCGGTCACAAGGAGCCGAGGCAGATCAGCGTCGAGGCCTACCGCAAGGAACAAGGGCTGGAGGAATACGACGATCTTGCGCGCGGCTGGCGCCAGTTAATCCTGAAAAAGAAATCATCCGGCCCGAGCATCGGCAAGCCTTCCAAACGCAGCCTGGAACTGTTCTTCATGGTCTGCTACGACATCGATCGCTTCAGCCAATTCGTCGCGAGCGAGGGCTTCAGCGGGATCTACGACCTGCCCGCGGAGGAGATGAAAAACATCCTGTGCGATGACAATGAACTGATGCAGTTCGGTTTCCGCTTTCTGCGGCAAGTACTGTTCGGCGAGGAAACCATCCCGCTGAAAAAGGAAGCCGCGGAGCAGCGGCGCCTGCAGCATATGGAACGTATGCAGCGCATCGAAACCGAGGCCGCGGCGAGGCGTGCGCTGGAACAGGATGAGATGTATCAGGGGCCGGAGGAATAG
- a CDS encoding adenylyl-sulfate reductase subunit alpha, translating into MSEGTFGNPKIVQEELDVLMIGGGMACCGTAYEIMRWADAVKVETGQELKIKLVDKAAMDRSGAVAQGLSAINTYIGPDLDPADYARMVSNDLMGITRDDLAYDLGRNVDDSVHLFEEWGLPIWKTDADGVRHDGAESMKEGLPLLKDGGKPVRSGKWQIMINGESYKWIVAEAAKKALGLARIEERIFIVKLLNDKNDPSRIAGAVGFSVRDNTIHVYKAKSIMLAAGGCVNLFRPRSVGEGAGRAWYPVWNAGSTYAMAAEAGAEMTMMENRFVPARFKDGYGPVGAWFLLFKAKAVNAYGEDYMVKNKEMLNDYPPYGQAAVPASCLRNHLMLKEMKDGHGPIYMDTVTALAKLRETLSPKEVKHLEAEAWEDFLDMCIGQCGIWVGENIEPEKKMSELMPTEPYLLGSHSGCCGIWVSGPTDLGAPTAEEGDYDGVPAHLPRGWNWGYRSMTTVKGLFTAGDGVGASGHKFSSGSHAEGRLASKAMVQYVLDNKDWKPEFDTPVEEIAAEIYKPVRNFLEHKDYTTAIDVNPNYIVPKMLQMRLQKIMDEYVAGCATYYNTNDKMLAVAEEKLEMLKEDALKMRAKDLHELLRAWENYHRIITAEAHMKHIQFREESRYPGFYYRTDKNFVDEKNWHCFVNSIYDRKSKKWTCFKRKHVDLVDKSKLFKAAAPH; encoded by the coding sequence ATGTCTGAAGGTACTTTTGGCAATCCCAAAATCGTTCAGGAAGAACTGGACGTTCTGATGATCGGCGGCGGCATGGCCTGCTGCGGCACCGCGTATGAAATCATGCGCTGGGCCGACGCCGTAAAGGTCGAGACCGGCCAGGAACTTAAAATCAAGCTGGTGGACAAGGCGGCGATGGACCGTTCCGGCGCCGTTGCGCAAGGACTGTCGGCCATCAACACCTATATCGGCCCGGATCTCGATCCCGCCGACTACGCGCGCATGGTCTCCAACGACCTGATGGGCATCACGCGCGACGACCTGGCCTATGACCTGGGCCGCAACGTTGACGATTCGGTGCATCTGTTCGAAGAGTGGGGACTGCCCATCTGGAAAACCGATGCCGATGGCGTACGTCATGACGGTGCCGAGTCGATGAAGGAAGGCCTGCCCCTGCTGAAGGACGGCGGCAAGCCGGTGCGTTCGGGCAAGTGGCAGATCATGATCAACGGCGAATCCTACAAATGGATCGTCGCAGAAGCCGCCAAGAAAGCATTGGGGCTTGCGCGCATCGAAGAACGCATCTTCATCGTCAAGCTGCTCAACGACAAGAATGACCCGTCACGCATTGCCGGCGCGGTTGGCTTCTCGGTGCGCGACAACACGATCCATGTGTATAAGGCCAAGTCCATCATGCTCGCGGCGGGTGGTTGCGTAAACCTGTTCCGTCCGCGTTCAGTGGGTGAAGGCGCAGGCCGTGCGTGGTATCCGGTATGGAACGCAGGCTCGACCTATGCGATGGCCGCCGAGGCCGGCGCGGAAATGACGATGATGGAAAACCGCTTCGTGCCGGCGCGCTTCAAGGACGGCTACGGTCCGGTCGGTGCGTGGTTCCTGCTGTTCAAGGCCAAGGCAGTCAACGCGTATGGCGAAGACTACATGGTCAAGAACAAGGAAATGCTCAACGACTATCCGCCATATGGCCAGGCCGCGGTTCCCGCGTCCTGCCTGCGCAACCACCTCATGCTCAAAGAGATGAAGGATGGTCACGGTCCGATCTACATGGACACCGTCACCGCGCTGGCCAAGTTGCGCGAAACGCTGTCGCCGAAAGAAGTCAAACATCTCGAAGCCGAAGCGTGGGAAGACTTCCTCGACATGTGTATCGGCCAGTGCGGCATCTGGGTCGGTGAAAATATCGAGCCGGAAAAGAAGATGTCCGAACTCATGCCGACCGAGCCTTATCTGCTCGGCTCGCATTCCGGCTGTTGCGGCATCTGGGTGTCCGGCCCAACCGACCTCGGCGCACCAACGGCGGAAGAAGGCGATTACGATGGCGTACCTGCGCACCTGCCGCGCGGCTGGAACTGGGGCTATCGCTCGATGACCACCGTCAAGGGCTTGTTCACCGCCGGCGACGGGGTAGGCGCATCGGGCCACAAGTTCTCGTCCGGCTCACACGCTGAAGGCCGACTGGCATCGAAAGCCATGGTGCAGTACGTGCTCGACAACAAGGACTGGAAGCCGGAATTCGACACGCCCGTCGAAGAGATCGCCGCGGAAATCTACAAGCCGGTTCGTAACTTCCTGGAGCACAAGGACTACACCACCGCAATCGATGTGAACCCGAACTACATCGTTCCCAAGATGCTGCAAATGCGTTTGCAGAAGATCATGGACGAGTACGTCGCGGGCTGCGCCACGTATTACAACACCAACGACAAGATGTTGGCGGTGGCCGAAGAGAAGCTCGAAATGCTCAAGGAAGACGCGTTGAAGATGCGTGCCAAGGACCTGCACGAACTGCTGCGCGCGTGGGAGAACTACCACCGGATAATCACGGCGGAAGCCCACATGAAGCACATCCAGTTCCGTGAAGAATCCCGTTATCCGGGTTTCTACTACCGCACCGACAAGAACTTCGTCGATGAGAAAAACTGGCATTGCTTCGTCAACTCGATCTACGACCGGAAATCGAAGAAGTGGACCTGCTTCAAGCGCAAGCATGTTGACCTGGTCGACAAGTCGAAGCTGTTCAAGGCAGCAGCGCCGCACTGA
- a CDS encoding ankyrin repeat domain-containing protein, producing MTDQLMNAIMAGNAALVTSLLQGGTDGNARDATGATALMTAAGSGNLDVVNALLAAGVDVNAVDERGWGALMKAVYNADLDRGFPDVVQALIDAGANIEAPIAYGVRPLMLAAGYGEAGVVQVLLDAGADFRAQNDGGRTALMMVKEKHYVDVINLLHEIEQQAGEGQGCGSKTATGANVVTFHKPGTRH from the coding sequence ATGACTGACCAACTAATGAACGCCATCATGGCGGGCAACGCAGCACTGGTAACCAGCTTGCTGCAAGGCGGAACCGACGGAAACGCACGTGACGCCACCGGCGCCACCGCACTGATGACGGCCGCCGGCAGCGGCAATCTGGACGTGGTAAACGCGCTGTTGGCCGCCGGGGTGGACGTCAATGCGGTTGACGAGCGTGGATGGGGCGCGTTGATGAAGGCCGTATACAACGCCGATCTTGACCGGGGGTTTCCCGATGTGGTGCAGGCGCTGATCGATGCCGGTGCGAATATCGAGGCACCGATTGCCTATGGCGTGCGGCCGCTGATGCTGGCGGCAGGCTACGGCGAAGCGGGAGTGGTGCAAGTGTTGCTGGATGCGGGCGCCGACTTTCGTGCCCAAAATGACGGCGGTCGCACGGCCTTGATGATGGTGAAAGAAAAACACTACGTCGACGTGATCAATCTGTTGCACGAGATCGAACAGCAGGCCGGCGAGGGGCAAGGTTGCGGGTCAAAGACCGCGACGGGCGCGAACGTGGTGACGTTTCACAAGCCTGGCACCCGCCACTGA